A part of Tiliqua scincoides isolate rTilSci1 chromosome 13, rTilSci1.hap2, whole genome shotgun sequence genomic DNA contains:
- the NUDT16L1 gene encoding tudor-interacting repair regulator protein isoform X3, giving the protein MALGGSGPQPLGVPGVAELKMLSRREALRLGPGWSHSCHAVLFAPQPGLLFGRIPLRYAVLMQLRFDGRLGFPGGFVDRQLWALEDGLNWLLGLGLGSVHLTNADYLASHVAARPHRVVAHLYAKELTLPQLHAMEISAVHSRDHGLEVLHMVPVEKLAEAVAATQKPKTGIPEAEATTSPAASAPAPATAPATF; this is encoded by the exons ATGGCGTTGGGAGGATCGGGCCCGCAGCCGCTGGGCGTGCCGGGTGTGGCCGAGCTGAAGATGCTGAGCCGCCGCGAGGCGCTCCGCCTGGGGCCCGGCTGGAGCCATTCCTGCCACGCCGTGCTCTTCGCGCCCCAGCCCGGCCTGCTCTTCGGTCGCATCCCACTGCGCTACGCAGTCCTG ATGCAGCTGCGCTTCGATGGCCGGCTGGGCTTCCCCGGGGGGTTTGTGGACCGGCAGCTCTGGGCCCTGGAGGATGGCCTGAACTGGCTGCTGGGCCTGGGGCTGGGCAGCGTGCACCTGACCAACGCCGACTACCTGGCCTCCCACGTGGCTGCCAGGCCTCACCGCGTGGTGGCGCACCTCTACGCCAAGGAGCTGACCCTGCCGCAGCTGCACGCTATGGAGATCAGCGCTGTGCACTCCCGCGACCATGGGCTGGAG G TCTTGCACATGGTCCCTGTGGAAAAGTTGGCGGAGGCAGTGGCAGCTACACAGAAACCCAAAACAGGCATCCCAGAAGCCGaagccaccacctctccagctgcctCGGCACCTGCTCCAGCAACAGCTCCTGCTACCTTCTGA
- the NUDT16L1 gene encoding tudor-interacting repair regulator protein isoform X2, translated as MALGGSGPQPLGVPGVAELKMLSRREALRLGPGWSHSCHAVLFAPQPGLLFGRIPLRYAVLLRFDGRLGFPGGFVDRQLWALEDGLNWLLGLGLGSVHLTNADYLASHVAARPHRVVAHLYAKELTLPQLHAMEISAVHSRDHGLEVMGTVRVPLYMQKDRLGGLPAFLGNSFVGTAKFQLLYALKVLHMVPVEKLAEAVAATQKPKTGIPEAEATTSPAASAPAPATAPATF; from the exons ATGGCGTTGGGAGGATCGGGCCCGCAGCCGCTGGGCGTGCCGGGTGTGGCCGAGCTGAAGATGCTGAGCCGCCGCGAGGCGCTCCGCCTGGGGCCCGGCTGGAGCCATTCCTGCCACGCCGTGCTCTTCGCGCCCCAGCCCGGCCTGCTCTTCGGTCGCATCCCACTGCGCTACGCAGTCCTG CTGCGCTTCGATGGCCGGCTGGGCTTCCCCGGGGGGTTTGTGGACCGGCAGCTCTGGGCCCTGGAGGATGGCCTGAACTGGCTGCTGGGCCTGGGGCTGGGCAGCGTGCACCTGACCAACGCCGACTACCTGGCCTCCCACGTGGCTGCCAGGCCTCACCGCGTGGTGGCGCACCTCTACGCCAAGGAGCTGACCCTGCCGCAGCTGCACGCTATGGAGATCAGCGCTGTGCACTCCCGCGACCATGGGCTGGAG GTGATGGGGACTGTCCGGGTGCCCTTGTACATGCAGAAGGACCGCCTGGGTgggctgcctgccttcctgggGAATTCCTTTGTTGGCACAGCCAAGTTCCAGCTGCTTTATGCCCTGAAAGTCTTGCACATGGTCCCTGTGGAAAAGTTGGCGGAGGCAGTGGCAGCTACACAGAAACCCAAAACAGGCATCCCAGAAGCCGaagccaccacctctccagctgcctCGGCACCTGCTCCAGCAACAGCTCCTGCTACCTTCTGA
- the NUDT16L1 gene encoding tudor-interacting repair regulator protein isoform X1, which produces MALGGSGPQPLGVPGVAELKMLSRREALRLGPGWSHSCHAVLFAPQPGLLFGRIPLRYAVLMQLRFDGRLGFPGGFVDRQLWALEDGLNWLLGLGLGSVHLTNADYLASHVAARPHRVVAHLYAKELTLPQLHAMEISAVHSRDHGLEVMGTVRVPLYMQKDRLGGLPAFLGNSFVGTAKFQLLYALKVLHMVPVEKLAEAVAATQKPKTGIPEAEATTSPAASAPAPATAPATF; this is translated from the exons ATGGCGTTGGGAGGATCGGGCCCGCAGCCGCTGGGCGTGCCGGGTGTGGCCGAGCTGAAGATGCTGAGCCGCCGCGAGGCGCTCCGCCTGGGGCCCGGCTGGAGCCATTCCTGCCACGCCGTGCTCTTCGCGCCCCAGCCCGGCCTGCTCTTCGGTCGCATCCCACTGCGCTACGCAGTCCTG ATGCAGCTGCGCTTCGATGGCCGGCTGGGCTTCCCCGGGGGGTTTGTGGACCGGCAGCTCTGGGCCCTGGAGGATGGCCTGAACTGGCTGCTGGGCCTGGGGCTGGGCAGCGTGCACCTGACCAACGCCGACTACCTGGCCTCCCACGTGGCTGCCAGGCCTCACCGCGTGGTGGCGCACCTCTACGCCAAGGAGCTGACCCTGCCGCAGCTGCACGCTATGGAGATCAGCGCTGTGCACTCCCGCGACCATGGGCTGGAG GTGATGGGGACTGTCCGGGTGCCCTTGTACATGCAGAAGGACCGCCTGGGTgggctgcctgccttcctgggGAATTCCTTTGTTGGCACAGCCAAGTTCCAGCTGCTTTATGCCCTGAAAGTCTTGCACATGGTCCCTGTGGAAAAGTTGGCGGAGGCAGTGGCAGCTACACAGAAACCCAAAACAGGCATCCCAGAAGCCGaagccaccacctctccagctgcctCGGCACCTGCTCCAGCAACAGCTCCTGCTACCTTCTGA
- the NAA60 gene encoding N-alpha-acetyltransferase 60: MTEEVPPTALSEINLRLLCHDDIDTVKQLCGDWFPIEYPDSWYRDITSNKKFFSLAATYRGTIVGMIVAEIKSRTKVHKEDGDILASSFPVDTQVAYILSLGVVKEFRKHGVGSLLLESLKDHISTTAQDHCKAIYLHVLTTNSTAINFYENRDFKQHHYLPYYYSIRGVLKDGFTYVLYLNGGHPPWTLFDYLQHIGSTLANLSPCTIPQRIYRQAQSLLCSLLPWSGISAKSGIEYSRTM, translated from the exons ATGACAGAGGAGGTGCCCCCAACTGCACTCAGTGAGATAAACCTTCGCCTTCTGTGCCATGATGACATAGACACCGTCAAGCAGCTCTGCGGTGATTGGTTCCCCATAGA gtaCCCGGACTCGTGGTATCGAGACATCACCTCCAATAAGAAGTTTTTCTCCCTGGCAGCCACGTACCGAGGGACCATTGTGGGAATGATCGTGGCTGAGATCAAGAGCCGGACAAAAGTGCACAAGGAG GATGGTGACATTTTAGCATCCAGCTTTCCTGTTGATACTCAGGTTGCGTACATTTTAAGTCTAGGAGTTGTGAAAGAATTTCGGAAGCATGGTGTAG GTTCTCTCTTACTTGAAAGCCTGAAAGACCACATCTCGACCACGGCCCAGGACCACTGCAAAGCTATCTACCTGCACGTGCTCACCACAAACTCCACTGCAATAAACTTCTACGAAAACAGAGACTTTAAACAGCACCACTACCTGCCCTATTACTACTCAATCCGAGGCGTCCTCAAAGATGGCTTCACCTACGTCCTGTACCTCAACGGCGGGCACCCTCCGTGGACACTCTT TGACTATCTCCAGCACATCGGTTCAACCTTGGCCAATCTGAGCCCCTGCACAATTCCCCAGCGGATCTATCGCCAAGCCCAGAGCCTCCTGTGCAGCCTCTTGCCCTGGTCGGGCATTTCGGCAAAGAGCGGCATTGAGTACAGCCGGACAATGTGA
- the INTS15 gene encoding integrator complex subunit 15, with amino-acid sequence MSDVRHSLLRRDALSAAKEALYHLDIYFSSQLQNVPLPIVDKGPVELVEEFIFQVPKERSSQTKRLNSLQELQLLEIMCSYFQEQSKDSVRQIIFSSLFSPQGNKADDSRMALLGKLVSMAVAVCRVPVLECTASWLQRTPAIYCMRLGQALVDDYCGLVPGSIQTLKQIFSASPRFCCQFIAAVTMRYDMSSDDLIPPLDLLEMVVSWIFEDPRLILITFLNTPIAASLPIGFLELTPLSGLIRWCVKAPLAYKRKKPPLSGTKDPAVSSPDQDCHPLYSKLHLSVLQVLMMLQGHLTEKKLYGRLGLVPFEHVVSLVEDLSRLADELNPLNASQETELALDRLAQALQVAMASGALLCTREDLRTVCSRLPHNNLLQLVISGPVQQPTHAALPPGFYPPIHTPPLGYAPHAAMPAHPALPAHPVQTFIPGMAFPYRPIR; translated from the exons ATGAGCGACGTTCGCCACTCGCTGCTCCGCCGGGACGCCCTGAGCGCTGCCAAGGAGGCCCTCTACCACCTGGACATCTACTTCAGCAGCCAGCTGCAGAATGTGCCCCTCCCCATCGTGGACAAGGGCCCCGTGGAGCTGGTGGAGGAGTTCATCTTTCAAGTCCCCAAAGAGCGAAGCTCCCAGACCAAA AGACTGAACTCGCTGCAAgagctgcagctgctggagatcatGTGCAGCTACTTCCAGGAGCAGAGCAAGGACTCTGTCCGGCAGATCATTTTCTCCTCCCTCTTCAGCCCTCAAGGGAACAAAGCTGATGACAGCAGGATGGCCCTGCTGGGGAAGCTCGTCTCCATGGCGGTCGCCGTGTGCAGAGTGCCTGTCCTGGAATGCACGGCTTCGTGGCTGCAG CGGACGCCAGCCATCTACTGCATGAGGCTGGGCCAGGCCTTGGTGGACGACTACTGTGGCCTGGTGCCGGGTTCCATCCAGACCTTGAAGCAGATCTTCAGTGCCAGCCCTCGCTTCTGCTGTCAGTTCATTGCCGCAGTCACCATGCGCTATGACATGTCCTCAG ATGACCTCatccctcctctggacctgctggAGATGGTGGTTTCTTGGATCTTTGAAGACCCCCGCTTGATCCTCATCACCTTCCTGAACACGCCCATCGCTGCCAGCCTGCCCATTGGGTTTCTGGAACTCACCCCACTCAGTGGGCTCATCCGCTGGTGTGTGAAGGCCCCGCTGGCATACAAGAGGAAGAAGCCCCCGCTGTCGGGCACAAAGGACCCCGCCGTCAGCAGCCCAGACCAGGACTGCCACCCCTTATACTCCAAGCTGCACCTCAGCGTCCTGCAGGTCCTGATGATGCTGCAGGGCCACCTGACTGAGAAGAAGCTGTACGGACGCCTGGGGCTGGTGCCTTTTGAGCATGTGGTCTCCCTCGTGGAGGACCTGAGCCGCCTGGCTGATGAACTCAACCCGCTCAATGCCTCCCAAGAGACCGAGCTGGCTCTGGACCGGTTGGCTCAGGCCTTGCAGGTGGCTATGGCCTCTGGAGCCCTGCTGTGCACAAGAG AGGATCTAAGGACAGTGTGCTCCAGGCTGCCCCACAACAA cCTACTCCAGCTGGTGATCTCCGGTCCAGTCCAGCAACCAACCCATGCCGCCTTGCCCCCGGGCTTCTACCCCCCCATCCACACCCCTCCTCTGGGGTACGCTCCTCACGCAGCCATGCCAGCACACCCggctcttcctgcccaccccgtgCAGACATTCATACCAGGAATGGCGTTTCCTTACAGGCCTATCCGCTGA
- the LOC136663755 gene encoding deoxyribonuclease-1-like, which translates to MKPVLLVAFLGAAHLLGVTFSLRISAFNIQTFGDSKLSNKTIASLIVRIVSTYDITLVQEVRDADLSAVKKLMNQLNEASPNPFDYVVSKPLGRNSYKEQYLFIYREDKVILLDSYYYDDGCEPCGEDTFSREPFIVKFLAPETEVKELILVPLHAAPKEAVAEIDALYNVYLDVKKTWGSEEMIFLGDFNAACSYVRSDDWPHIRLRTSSAFQWLISDSADTTVGPSDCAYDRIVVAGAKLKDSILPGTASVDDFRKTFKLSSKDALAVSDHFPVEVTLKSL; encoded by the exons ATGAAGCCAGTGCTGCTGGTGGCATTTCTCGGTGCGGCTCACCTCCTGGGTGTGACCTTCTCCCTGCGGATCAGTGCTTTCAACATCCAGACCTTTGGGGACAGCAAGTTGTCCAATAAGACCATTGCATCCCTCATTGTCAGG ATTGTGTCCACTTATGACATCACCCTGGTCCAGGAAGTCCGAGATGCTGATCTCAGTGCCGTCAAGAAGCTGATGAACCAACTCAATGA GGCTTCGCCAAATCCATTCGACTACGTGGTCAGCAAACCGTTGGGGCGCAACAGCTACAAGGAGCAGTACCTCTTCATTTACAG GGAGGACAAGGTGATCCTTCTGGACAGCTACTACTATGACGACGGCTGCGAGCCCTGCGGGGAGGACACCTTTAGCAGGGAACCATTCATTGTGAAATTCCTTGCGCCTGAGACAG AGGTGAAGGAGCTGATCCTGGTGCCGCTGCACGCCGCCCCCAAGGAGGCCGTGGCCGAGATTGACGCTCTCTACAACGTGTATCTGGATGTGAAGAAGACGTGGGGGAGTGAA GAGATGATCTTCCTGGGGGACTTCAATGCCGCGTGCTCCTATGTCCGTTCCGATGACTGGCCCCACATCCGCCTGCGCACcagcagtgctttccagtggCTCATCTCCGACTCCGCAGACACCACCGTAGGCCCCTCGGACTGCGCCTATGACAG GATTGTGGTGGCCGGTGCCAAGCTGAAGGATTCCATCCTGCCTGGAACAGCCAGTGTGGACGACTTCCGGAAGACCTTCAAGCTGAGCTCCAAAGAT GCCTTGGCTGTCAGCGACCACTTCCCCGTAGAGGTGACTCTGAAGTCCCTCTAG